One genomic window of Dermacentor andersoni chromosome 8, qqDerAnde1_hic_scaffold, whole genome shotgun sequence includes the following:
- the LOC126526614 gene encoding uncharacterized protein: protein MERRRKLAALQLLLIMKRKQALSRKHWVRPVWTKRADESEFFTAMKLMKNGDDSLFFKFYRMSPETFDALHDMVRDRLTKEWVCREPISSGERLALTLRYLSSGMLVRDAAMAFRVELETARKAIHLTCNVLWEVLSPVYMKPPTEGEWRDIASGFGSRWQFPNCLGAVDGKHVRIRCPRKAGSLYFNYKGTHSIVLMAVADSQYLFRLIDVGAPGRFSDGGIFKDSPIGKRLHEGKLNLPRAAKLPGSERICPHVFVGDEAFQLRPDFMRPLPGTRTKAEEIIFNYRLSRARRCIENAFGILVSRWRIYERQMNLQPENVESVVKATCVLHNFLSVTSSASATYCPPGYGDCQDMFGCVRDGTWRQEAATAAVFGLQGAKARNCTNAANSVRKQFIEYFKDEGQVSWQWNLPGVTSL from the exons ATGGAGCGGCGTAGAAAACTAGCTGCTTTACAGCTACTTTTGATAATGAAGAGGAAGCAGGCGCTGTCCCGCAAGCACTGGGTTCGACCGGTCTGGACCAAGCGAGCGGACGAAAGCGAGTTCTTCACAGCG ATGAAGCTCATGAAGAACGGCGACGACTCGCTGTTCTTCAAGTTCTACAGGATGTCGCCGGAGACATTCGACGCGCTCCACGACATGGTGCGGGACCGGCTGACGAAGGAATGGGTCTGCCGAGAACCGATTTCATCTGGCGAGCGCCTCGCACTGACGCTGCG ATACCTGTCGTCCGGTATGCTCGTGCGAGATGCAGCAATGGCCTTCAGAGTGGAGCTGGAGACTGCACGCAAGGCGATCCACCTGACGTGCAATGTGCTATGGGAGGTGCTGTCCCCTGTGTACATGAAG CCTCCAACAGAGGGAGAATGGAGGGACATCGCCTCAGGATTTGGCAGTCGCTGGCAGTTCCCGAATTGCCTGGGTGCTGTGGACGGCAAGCACGTGAGGATTAGATGTCCAAGAAAGGCTGGGAGCCTGTACTTCAACTATAAG GGCACCCACTCCATTGTCCTCATGGCTGTGGCAGACAGCCAGTACCTGTTTCGCCTTATTGATGTGGGCGCACCTGGGAGGTTTAGTGATGGTGGAATTTTCAAGGATTCCCCCATTGGCAAACGACTGCACGAGGGCAAGCTCAATCTGCCTCGGGCAGCTAAGCTACCAGGCTCCGAGAGAATTTGCCCTCATGTGTTTGTTGGCGATGAAGCCTTCCAGCTGCGCCCCGACTTCATGCGGCCACTACCAGGCACCCGGACTAAAGCTGAGGAGATCATCTTCAACTACCGCCTCAGTCGTGCCAG ACGATGTATAGAGAACGCCTTCGGGATTCTCGTTTCCCGCTGGCGGATATACGAGAGGCAGATGAACCTGCAGCCGGAAAATGTGGAGAGTGTTGTGAAGGCAACCTGCGTACTTCACAACTTCTTATCTGTAACGTCCAGCGCTTCAGCGACCTACTGCCCACCTGGATATGGAGACTGCCAGGACATGTTCGGGTGTGTCCGTGACGGCACTTGGCGACAAGAGGCGGCAACTGCTGCTGTGTTCGGTTTGCAGGGAGCAAAGGCCCGCAACTGCACGAATGCTGCTAATTCGGTGCGCAAGCAGTTCATCGAGTACTTCAAGGATGAAGGGCAGGTGTCTTGGCAGTGGAACCTGCCAGGGGTGACAAGCTTGTAG